The following are from one region of the Pocillopora verrucosa isolate sample1 chromosome 3, ASM3666991v2, whole genome shotgun sequence genome:
- the LOC131777270 gene encoding tetraspanin-14-like, which produces MAVKDDNEKVRAERMVSYHFYLQSEEDDFGGFLPVETSIDELYPPVCQSCNRDECCVFGYLIILFLFGGAAAGVGLFVFVWEFSQNTNERIFLELLTPILGLVLTVFAGAMWVLATIGCVGTIKQSTKVLHMITIAFKVLLLLEVALSFLAFYYQVQVKAETCKWAEWMSFIRHYHEDPNLRTTMDSIQTRLGCCGFNSYKDWDENVLFSCSSTRLKTCPLPVSCCNNTVKKIKCGYEIENDPDGEIIKIQPQKSVFTEGCLINIQNWYKYNLILISTSAVLLVVVQAILIFAISRLVRRIKDENMGECSEPSGEEELIPLRADNLQESIIIVRDERVTAERIHSLKAVLKTIIRWSANDSTREENI; this is translated from the coding sequence ATGGCTGTCAAAGATGATAACGAGAAGGTACGAGCTGAGAGGATGGTTTCTTACCACTTTTATTTGCAAAGCGAAGAGGACGATTTTGGTGGATTTTTACCAGTCGAAACTAGTATTGATGAGTTGTACCCTCCCGTGTGTCAGAGCTGTAACAGGGACGAGTGTTGCGTGTTTGGATATTTGataatattatttcttttcGGCGGAGCAGCCGCGGGAGTCGGTTTGTTTGTATTCGTTTGGGAATTTTCACAGAATACAAATGAGAGAATTTTCTTGGAGTTATTAACACCTATACTTGGCCTTGTCTTAACGGTTTTCGCCGGAGCAATGTGGGTTTTAGCCACGATCGGCTGTGTTGGCACGATTAAACAAAGCACTAAAGTTCTTCACATGATAACAATAGCTTTTAAAGTTCTTTTGTTGCTCGAGGTAGCCTTGTCTTTCCTAGCGTTTTATTATCAAGTTCAAGTCAAAGCAGAGACATGTAAATGGGCTGAGTGGATGTCGTTTATTCGCCATTATCACGAAGATCCTAATCTACGAACCACCATGGATTCAATTCAAACACGTCTTGGATGTTGTGGTTTCAATAGTTACAAAGATTGGGATGAAAACGTTTTGTTTTCCTGCTCTTCCACACGTCTGAAAACCTGTCCTCTTCCAGTGTCGTGCTGTAATAacactgtgaaaaaaattaaatgtggGTACGAAATAGAAAACGATCCCGACGGCGAAATCATCAAAATACAGCCACAAAAATCAGTTTTCACGGAAGGCTGTTTGATAAATATTCAAAACTGGTATAAATACAATCTGATACTTATTTCAACGAGCGCCGTTTTATTGGTGGTAGTACAGGCAATTCTTATTTTCGCAATTAGCCGCCTCGTTCGTCGAATTAAAGACGAAAACATGGGAGAATGTTCTGAACCGTCAGGTGAGGAAGAATTAATCCCCTTGCGCGCAGATAACTTACAGGAAAGCATCATTATAGTACGTGATGAACGAGTTACAGCTGAAAGGATTCACAGCCTGAAGGCTGTCTTGAAAACCATAATTCGCTGGAGTGCAAACGATTCCAcaagagaagaaaacatttaa